GACGAATTGTATATAAGAGAACTCAATTGTTTATTCACTATAACTTTGATACAACACAAGACAATCATACTTTTTATGTGGCTATCTTATCATGATATAACTATACTGTATGGCTACCATACCACCTTATACTTGAGACCTTTTATCCCATGATATGGCAAGAGGGGAGGAGAACACCTCTATTTATATGTTTCATGGTTGTTAAGTTACCATGTGCAACTTCCttacaaaatatctaactaGAATTTCCTCTCATCCTTATCCCGCCATACAAAATATCTCATTCTAGAGAATTTCTTTCTTCTTAAAAAAATGCTAGGGGATGGCTTTCCTCCGGCAGGCCGAGTTTTTTTAGAATTCTTTTCTTACCATGCATGAAGCATGTCGACTCCTCTCTCTCTTGGCATTTCCAAATTCTTCTAGAGCGTAACATTCTTATATACATTGTTATTTTCAACATAGTTGCTTTTAGAAATGTTGCAGCGATTGTCAAAGGGGAAGACAAATAAGCATGATGACCTTCTGTATAATAATAGCTACAGCATTGTCATTGCATGTGTGAAGCATGAACATGCATGCCAAGTCACCAAATCATATGCTAGTACACTGCCCCATCTTTGTCATATGCCAAGTCACCAAATCTATATGCTAGTACACTCCCTGATCTTTTTCTTACTCCTAAATACACACTTGCATGCTATTTAGCACCTCCTTCGTTAGAAAACTAAGCGTAGTAGCCTTTCAATTGCAGTATGCTTCATGGGCCTAACGTATTGCAGAGGCCAAAGCTAACATCAACGGCACTAATATTGGTGGTAAGTGCATAGCCAAACAAGCTTTGTTGGTGGCCCCTTCTTTGATAGCAAATGCAGGTGGACAATGTCATCTAGTTGCATAAATACTTATTGAACCCTTTGTTATGTCGTAGATCTTGCATAAATACAGCATGTGTCTATGTTTCTAGTAGCTATGGGAACCCCTGATACACTAGTCTCTTTGGGGGCGATTTGTTTGCTGAAAAAAGGGGAGCCTGGCTCGCACCTAGGCAGCTAGGCTGAGGTGGGACAAGCTCAAGTCACGCAACAGATTGATGTTTGATTGTCTGAATCGATTTGTATAAGTTGACCACATCCATTAGTTGGCTACAATAGTGTATGTTGTATGCAATTGAAAAGAAAGAATAAGTACTAAGATAACATTTGTGTTCTTTGAATTAACTACGGAGTGCTTATTTTTGTACCCGATCAAGCCTTAATTTACTTAATAATATACTAATATGCCTTAAAATATACTAATTATTTGCTAATACCATCATTAGCTGGCTAATAACTACATCTCATGAGCTTGGCTCAGGAGAAACATGTTTCATTCTTGTTTTTAGCGAGCCAGGCTTGCTGCCTAGCTACTTTTGCACGTTCGTGGGACAGGCTCTAGCCTTCACCCAGGTAATATCCAAGTGAACTGGGGAAAAAGTGTGCATTTCATTGTTTCTTATTCCATTCGTACATTCTTCTTCACGAGAAAGGATGACAGACGCAGGGTGTCTGATTTTTGTTGTTTGTGTGGTTATACAAGTCGATGATCATTTACATGGGTGGTATCGGCTTCGGTGCATCGCAACACTCGACCACGATACTCATATAGTTCATTTCTTGGGACAGTTGAGTTGGCATTCATCCTTAGTAGAGTAGCAAGAAAAGTTATCCCACCAGTACCAGCACCGATGATGAACGAACTACGCACACATTGCTTTATAGGCACGGATTGGTAGAGCATGTTGATGTTCCTTGTGCACAGTTGAAGTTTACGGTTTTACCTCCTCACCTGGAAATGGGTTGGGTTAAAATAAGTTTAATAGGTTGGGTTTTGATATAGAGTGTGTTTGTTGGATGGGTTAAAATGATTTGTATTAGGTAATGGGTGGGGCGGAGCGGGTTCTAATGTAAATACGGGTTGGAGTAGATTGGAGTGGGTTGAAATTGATACTTAATGCAAAACAGtgactatatataaatgtcgATTCCGCATTGAGATCCAGACCCTTAAAATAAaacatcgcgttcacactataaaattttgacgaaatttacagaaatttgttgaagatgactcagtatgactagtaGCTACTCTATACAAAGAAGTGTGGCTAGAATTATATGTTGgccccacatcaagagccgaaccctaaaaataaaatctcctgttcacactataaaattttatcgaaattaacCGAAATTTGTTAGAGATGACTCAATATGACTGGTAGCTACTCTATGGGTTAGACCTACACGTGGGCCTTATGTAAAGAGCCGAACATAAAATCTcgcattcacactataaaattttatcgaaattgattatttttttttgaagatgactcagtatgatgGGTAGCTACTCTATGCAAAACAGTGTGGCAAGACCtacactataattttttttggaaatgagTTCTTATTGGGTTGTAATAATAGTTTAGCTAATAGTTTATTACATTATGAGCTGAAATGTTTGGGCGGAGTTGGTATGCATGTGTGGCAGCGGTGGTTTGGAGTGGTGTGGGTgatattaattttttttgatgAGAATGGATTGGTATGGGTATAGTTTGATTTTGAGACTTTTTTGAGAGAGGGAGGATTGTTCCCAGGCCATTTAGAGGGCTGCTCATGCGCGCTGCTGGGGCCACGCGGGGGTCACGTGGGTGACCCCAGCCAACCTGTCACACTAGTCCAGATTTtatgttttgggcctaaattaGTCCAACAAATTAGCCTATATATATGCAATCTAGTCAAATTTGTTTCAGAACAAAATATTTTTGTTCCGAAACAATTTTTTAGTTGTTCAAGCAATACAAAAAATTTGTTCGAGAACAAAAAAATTGTTTCAgaacaaaaaataattattcGGCCTTGTGCGATGGTTTGACTCAGTGGCGGACCCAGAATTTTAatctagggtagtcctagtcaATACTATAGTAATTCGTATATAATATAAAATAACTAAAAATGATTTATGTATATTAAAAGGCAACATAATACCTTGAACGCAATATTTTAAGTAGAAAACTTACATAAAATGTAATATGACTGAAAATGCAATTACCTAAAATGTAATATTTTGAGTAGTTCAAAACCTACATTTATTGCGAAACTGCCAAAGTCTTAATCATACAAGCCGAACGGAGCAGAGCAAATTCAGATATGGAGCAAGCAAATAGATGTGCTCAAAACGTCCAAAATCAATAGTTCACCCTTGGGCTTTTGCACACCATATTCAAAGCAAATAGAAGAAGTCCGGCAGCAAGGCCTGAACACGGGGAGGCTCTGTAGCAGCGCAGGAGCCCGTGCGCAAAGAATCAGCAGCACAGTGGTCGGGCAGCTCTCTTGAAGATTGATTATTGGGCCTTTCGTTCTCTGGGCCAAAGTTAGCTGACTAGTAAAGAAAATATGGCCCAAAATTTAGGATAGTTTTCGAGTCCGCCACTGGTTTGACTTCCAATATTTGCGTTGCTCACCTCTACACAAAATTCTTATTTAACGAGCACAGCACATTAGGCAGGCCCAGAGTAGCGTTGTGGGTTTGTGTTGCGCTCTTGGAGTGCGCTGTCGCGGGCCAACCTTGCTGCAGCCCAGGCCCAAGCGGCCGCTTTTGACTTTGATTGCGATTTGTTTGAACTCTTCTGTTGTGAACTTGTAATTCAAAGTCGtacttctttttgttttttttttgttttgagatTGATTCAAAGTCGTACTTGACCTGCCAGCCGCCCGGGCCGCCACAAATTTGTCAAGAGCTCCTCAAAGCAAATAGCGGCTGGATTTTACTAGAGGCAACGGATCCCCTCCAGCAGTCGAGctcccagcaggcagcagccaaCCCcacgcggtcgcgccacgcgcttGACCCGTCGCCGCGCGGCACCTGTATCTTGCTTCTTGTCCGCGAGCGCAGGCCCGCACGGCACCATCACAAATTTGTTTCGCCGTCGGCCGTCGCAGCGCAGCCTCGAACCCcctccagccagccagccagccagccagccaggcgTGCCACCTCGTCCTGcttcccggcgccggcgcgccggacCTATACCTCGACCAGACGACGATGGCCAGCGGCagcgccggaacgccgccgggcGCGGCCTACGGCTACAGCTCGCGCCACAGCTCCTACGCCACCGCCGCGAACCGCCAGCTCGCGAGGCAGAGGTCCATGCCGGCCGCCCTCGCGGCCGCCTTCGCGccgttcggcggcggcggacgcgagTGGCCAAGAACGAGACgcctcggggacggcggcggcgagcgcgctcCCGCGCCCGGCGGCGTGGTGGGGCGGGTGGCGCGGGCGATGTGGGCGTGGatcgggagggggaggaggaaggtGGCGGTGATGGGTCGGAgcgcctcgtcgtcgccggctaAGGTCCAGTACGGGCACGAGGAGTACGCGCAGAACTTCGACGAGGGCGCCACGGCGAGCGAGCCCGAGAACCTGCCGCGGTCCTTCTCGGCGCGGTACGCCAGGCAAGGGACGCGCGACGGGGCTCgctggggccgccgccggccgccgccgtgaccATGTCGTGCGCCGTGGACAGAGGCGGTGCGGGCTTCGACGCGGTGAGATAAAACTGGACGCCAACCAACCCCTTTCGCCTACTACACTCCCTGACTGCtgtatattctttttttttatcagaCTGCTGTGTATTCTTTGGTAACCCTATTAAGGTACAGAGGCCATTTTTGTGTCATGATTCATGAAACATTTGTATCAGTCGCATCATCGCATGGCGGATTAGGATAGTGTTATAAGAAGCGTGGGTAGTGCAGTTGTGATTTGTCAGCTTTGATGAACGATGATGTGCTATGCCGGTTGCGCATTCTGTGATTCTGTCTCCAACTTAACCTTCATCAAGCTCAATTGGCTTGGCTAGCGTATGCAAGTCGATGTTCAAGTTTCACAAAGTGCCTTCTCGATTCATTTCTAATTATCGCGGCAAACAAATCGATGAGCGGAATCGAAACGGTGCTGTTCTACGGTCCCAACAATCGGTATTCGGTAGGTGCTCCCAGAATTATAAGCAACGAGATCATGGGGAAAACAGAATGTGTGAAAGAGAACAAGTACAGTAGTACACGACGTGTGTGTACTTGGAATGCACGAGTCTGAAACTATGAATAATCAATCaccaaaggcgatgggaaccaaGAGTGTCAATGGTATTGTACTTACCACATCGCACACCTTTCAGTTGCAGAAAGAAAAGCAGACACCAAAGCACAGGGCAAAAAGGTGCACCATTGTGTGTCAAAGAAAAATTTCACAACCGCTAGCAGCGAGCTCGTCATACTCAAAACTTCCTCTTGCGTGTAAACCACCGGCTGACTCGCAAACAACGGGTTCCCAGGCCTGGCTTCCAGCGGTTCCGGCCATACCCGACGCCTCAGCtttccttgccgccgccgccgccgctggcgctctCCACAGGCGGGATGGTCTGCACGGGCGGAAAACGAATTGGGAAGGGGAGCAACATATGAGAAGGGTTTGGTACAGGCATTCGGTCGAACAGGTGGCCTGcatggcggcggagggaggagtTCACGTACCATGTCAGGCTTGTAGATGTTGTGGACGATGgaggcgccggcgaggagggaggcgaCGATGACAACAGAAGACCACGCGAGGGAGGGAGTTCCCGTcggcggccgcccgccgccgaacCTCCTGCCGCCGTtcatccttgtggctggttggTGGAAACTGGAAAGAATGGTGCGTGACTGCGTGAGCCGGGTGACCCGTGTCCGTCTGCTTGAGCATCTTCTGCCTTATATTTCTCTCTGAAACTCAGCATCTTATCATGCAATGCACCTCTTACCACATTTGAAAATTATTGTATATATTGATCTCTGTTTTGTCAAACAAATTATTGTATATATTGATCTCAGAAGTTTGATTTACATAACTGCACACATTTGAAAATTAGTTTTAACTACAGTTTGCCACAATGCAAATTATATCACTGTATCAAGGACCAAATCATCTCGAAATAGTTGAACAGTGAAATGCTTTTTTGCTAGGATTAGTAACAGGGGTAATAAAAATCCACAGTGCAGATCTTAGCAAATAGATGTAATGATATAGATTATGAATGTTGAATAACATTTGTACCTATTATACTATATTTCCCTGTATTTACATAATTTTCACAAGCGCATGAGCAGATACACTTAAGCAGTATGGTAAAGACATACAAGAAATTGACGCGAAAAAGATTCATGCTGAGGATAAattaaacacaagcaaactgaTATGTGCATTGTGCAAGACTAAATAGAAAATGGGATTAAAGCTAATGTCAGCTCCTATGGAAAGGCCTTCTACAAAAATTAAATGTCTTGAATTATAACTGCTCCGTTTGCGCAAAATTGAAGCTTGTTTTCTACTGTGATTGCTACAACCACCACATCAACTGCATCGATCTGTTTGCCCTGATGTTTGCGTTACTTCCGTGTGCCTTTCTAAGAATCATCTTCACCACCTTAGTGACATTCGGATGGACAGTGTGAGTGGGAACCCATGAAAGGTGTGCTGAAGAGAGCTGATGATGTTTTAACATTTCCTGACTTGCATGGAATTGAGCAATCCAGGCATCTGTGGCTATTATAATTTCAGCTAATCCCGTCCCTTTTTGAAGCTTGATCGAGCAAAAGTGAAACTAAGCTCCCTCAGTGCTATTTCAATAGTGAGACTGCCATTTCCTTGCAAGAGGCTGTCTGTGCAGTACCCTGATAATGTTCCTTTAAGCTTTTGCCAGTAGTGAAACTATGCTGCTTCTTTCGTCATGATCATTTTGCTCTAATTTATGATAATTTTCCATTGCAAAATTTATGTCTCATCATATAATGTTCGTGATGACATAAATAAACGGGGTACAACAAGCCCACTTACCATCCTGCTTGTGTGATGATGTGCACTTTTCAGACGTTGCTAGCAGGATAATGCCACTTATATGGACACAAAAGCTGCTGAggataatttgaaatatattaACCAAGAGCTTCACATTATTATTATTTAGATTCAGTTCTACTAGCAAGTCTTCACAGTAAGAAATGTATATTGTTAAACGATAAAAAAAGCGATGCATGGAAACTTGTTATATTTTATCCAAAAGGACTTTTGCGTCACTTGATTGTAGCCAGTGAAAGCTTATGTTTGCACCCAAAT
This window of the Panicum virgatum strain AP13 chromosome 1K, P.virgatum_v5, whole genome shotgun sequence genome carries:
- the LOC120651212 gene encoding uncharacterized protein LOC120651212 → MASGSAGTPPGAAYGYSSRHSSYATAANRQLARQRSMPAALAAAFAPFGGGGREWPRTRRLGDGGGERAPAPGGVVGRVARAMWAWIGRGRRKVAVMGRSASSSPAKVQYGHEEYAQNFDEGATASEPENLPRSFSARYARQGTRDGARWGRRRPPP